In the genome of Mucisphaera calidilacus, one region contains:
- a CDS encoding HAD hydrolase family protein yields the protein MKYRLLGLDLDGTLLRDDSSVSDRTAQAIEAAVDAGTMVVPCTGRTWREARSVIRHIPQLDLGVFMTGAHTARLSDGHTHNAQVIPHALLTSTLELLWDLPQAILIFRDPDVAGYEYMITGSGEVQDETTWWFDHNGSTYEEVRELGDEHLEGALRLSVVGELESIRASHARVEEQLGDAVETHHFATIPAPDGRAMYQLLEVFPAGVTKWTGISRLAAEHGIGADEVAVVGDQVNDVPMLRAAGMSVAMGNAPDHVRSVAQRVTGTNMEDGLADAIEKMIRDEW from the coding sequence ATGAAGTATCGACTGCTCGGACTCGACCTTGACGGCACGCTGCTGCGTGATGATTCCAGCGTGTCCGACCGGACCGCACAGGCCATCGAAGCAGCTGTCGATGCCGGAACGATGGTGGTTCCCTGCACGGGACGCACCTGGCGCGAGGCACGATCGGTCATCCGGCACATCCCGCAGCTCGATCTGGGTGTCTTCATGACCGGGGCTCACACCGCACGGCTGTCCGACGGCCATACCCACAACGCGCAGGTCATCCCCCACGCGTTGCTGACCAGCACGCTCGAGCTGCTGTGGGACCTGCCGCAGGCCATCCTGATCTTCCGCGACCCCGATGTCGCCGGCTACGAGTACATGATCACCGGCTCCGGCGAGGTGCAGGACGAGACGACCTGGTGGTTCGACCACAACGGCTCCACCTACGAGGAAGTCCGTGAGCTCGGCGACGAGCACCTGGAGGGCGCGTTGCGGCTGAGTGTCGTCGGCGAGCTCGAGTCCATCCGCGCCTCGCACGCTCGCGTCGAGGAGCAACTCGGCGACGCGGTCGAGACTCACCACTTCGCCACCATCCCCGCGCCGGACGGGCGTGCGATGTACCAGCTGCTCGAGGTCTTTCCCGCGGGGGTGACCAAGTGGACGGGCATCTCGCGGCTCGCTGCGGAGCACGGCATCGGCGCCGACGAGGTTGCGGTCGTCGGTGATCAGGTCAACGACGTCCCGATGCTCCGAGCCGCCGGGATGTCGGTGGCCATGGGCAATGCGCCGGATCACGTCCGGTCGGTGGCGCAGCGTG
- a CDS encoding ferredoxin--NADP reductase, whose protein sequence is MSDESPYNARLIERYDFNPELAAFKVAYDDGSEIDFEPGQFTTLGLIDPDAAPNPRRKGPKLIRRAYSIASSPKVKDHIEFFIVRVDEGALTPKLWQMNVGDPIFMDAKFKGHFSLDGVPDGKDLVLVSTGTGLAPYLSMLKTYQHTGRWNKLVILHGCRVAIDLGYRDELEKIAAEDDSVIYLPMCTREPEDSDWKGLRGRVPIALDPEMYKELTGSELTPEQCHVFLCGNPAMIDQCQGELEQRGWKTKGREHPDGNLHFERYW, encoded by the coding sequence ATGAGTGATGAAAGCCCCTACAACGCGCGCCTGATCGAACGGTATGACTTCAACCCCGAACTCGCTGCCTTCAAGGTTGCTTACGACGACGGCTCCGAGATCGACTTCGAGCCGGGCCAGTTCACGACGCTCGGCCTGATCGACCCCGACGCGGCTCCCAACCCCCGACGCAAGGGGCCCAAGCTCATCCGCCGTGCCTACTCGATCGCCTCATCGCCGAAGGTCAAGGACCACATCGAGTTCTTCATCGTCCGCGTCGACGAGGGTGCGCTGACGCCCAAGCTCTGGCAGATGAACGTCGGCGACCCGATCTTCATGGACGCCAAGTTCAAGGGCCACTTCTCGCTCGACGGCGTGCCCGACGGCAAGGACCTCGTGCTCGTCTCCACCGGCACCGGACTGGCTCCCTACCTCTCGATGCTCAAGACATATCAGCACACCGGACGCTGGAACAAGCTGGTGATCCTGCACGGCTGCCGTGTGGCCATCGACCTGGGCTACCGCGACGAACTCGAGAAGATCGCCGCTGAGGACGACTCGGTCATCTACCTGCCGATGTGCACGCGTGAGCCAGAGGACTCGGACTGGAAGGGCCTGCGCGGGCGTGTGCCGATTGCGCTCGACCCCGAGATGTACAAGGAGCTCACCGGTTCCGAGCTGACACCGGAGCAGTGCCACGTCTTCCTCTGCGGGAACCCGGCGATGATCGACCAGTGCCAGGGCGAGCTCGAACAACGCGGCTGGAAGACCAAGGGCCGCGAGCACCCCGACGGCAACCTGCACTTCGAACGCTACTGGTGA
- a CDS encoding DNA polymerase III subunit yields MDGLIGQPVAVDLLKRQLASGRLHHAYIFHGPSGVGKMTCALAFAAAWLCQDRADGMACGRCASCASLADPIRNASGIPLDEEGLISLNHPDLHLVTKELARYHKEKRIRDHKLSNIPVDVVREHLIQQASMTPTLGARKAFIVDEAELMQAESQNAILKTLEEPTPGTLLILVTAVEDRLLPTVRSRCQRIAFVPLTDADVRDYIAGEAPDLSAARVDRLAELADGSFGRARIALDYNLVDWVDAIGDGLEQIDQGRAQPELGAMIHQSIDDFAAEWVKKHAGASKLAANRLGLNLMATLIAGRARRRLMEVAPTLDADDPIDADAQVAGMLGTIDAVEYWTGLVRSNVNLTLACDHLVMRLERSAVASA; encoded by the coding sequence ATGGACGGATTGATCGGTCAGCCTGTCGCCGTCGACCTGCTCAAACGCCAGCTGGCGAGCGGCCGACTGCACCACGCCTACATCTTCCACGGACCCTCAGGCGTAGGGAAGATGACCTGCGCCCTCGCCTTCGCCGCCGCGTGGCTCTGCCAGGACCGGGCCGATGGCATGGCCTGCGGACGATGCGCGAGCTGCGCGTCGCTGGCCGATCCGATCCGGAATGCCTCGGGCATCCCGCTCGACGAGGAGGGGCTGATCAGCCTGAATCATCCCGACCTCCACCTCGTCACGAAAGAACTCGCTCGGTATCACAAAGAGAAAAGGATCCGCGACCACAAGCTCTCCAACATCCCCGTTGATGTGGTCCGCGAGCACCTGATCCAACAGGCCTCCATGACCCCGACCCTCGGAGCGCGAAAAGCCTTCATCGTCGATGAGGCGGAGCTGATGCAGGCCGAGAGCCAGAACGCGATTCTCAAGACCCTGGAGGAACCGACGCCCGGGACGCTCCTGATCCTCGTGACGGCGGTCGAGGACCGGCTGCTCCCCACCGTCCGCAGCCGGTGTCAACGCATCGCCTTTGTCCCGCTGACGGATGCCGATGTGCGTGACTACATCGCGGGCGAAGCGCCGGACCTCTCCGCGGCCCGCGTGGACCGCCTGGCCGAACTGGCCGACGGGAGCTTCGGCAGGGCCCGGATCGCTCTGGACTACAACCTCGTCGACTGGGTCGACGCCATCGGCGACGGCCTGGAGCAGATCGATCAAGGCAGAGCGCAGCCCGAACTGGGCGCGATGATCCACCAGTCGATCGACGACTTCGCCGCCGAGTGGGTCAAGAAACACGCCGGCGCGTCGAAGCTGGCCGCCAACCGCCTCGGGCTGAATCTGATGGCGACCCTGATCGCCGGCCGGGCCCGACGCCGACTCATGGAAGTGGCCCCCACACTCGACGCGGACGATCCGATCGACGCGGACGCACAGGTCGCTGGCATGCTCGGGACCATCGACGCCGTGGAATACTGGACCGGCCTGGTCCGCTCGAACGTCAACCTGACGCTGGCCTGCGACCACCTCGTCATGCGGCTGGAACGATCGGCCGTCGCCAGCGCCTGA
- a CDS encoding phosphoribosylaminoimidazolecarboxamide formyltransferase, whose translation MDIALRYGCNPNQQPAQIQMPQGDTPLRVVNGAASFINILDALRGWQLVRELAQTTGKPAAASYKHVSPAGAAVAGPLSEVFCAGHLIDDGPNLSPIASAYAKARSSDRSASFGDFVALSQPADASLARLLKPEVSDGIIAPGYEPEALEIIRAKKGGNYLMLEIDPGYEPPEMEDRLEFGMRLSQKRNDQPIGPELLGNVVTKNKAFSPEAIETLLVATVTLKHTQSNSVALGYAGQAVGIGAGQQSRIACTRLACTKAEAWLLKTHPRTLELPFRPGLKRAEKVNIIDQYVRWDELGPFEREQISAGLTADPQPISAAERADYLAGFDHLACSSDAFFPFRDNIDRLARTGVRAVLQAGGSKRDEDVVAAADEHGMTMAMSGVRFFLH comes from the coding sequence ATGGACATCGCGCTGCGTTACGGGTGCAACCCCAACCAACAACCCGCTCAAATCCAGATGCCACAAGGGGATACGCCGCTTCGCGTGGTCAATGGGGCCGCGAGTTTCATCAACATTCTTGATGCCCTGCGTGGCTGGCAGCTGGTCCGCGAGCTGGCCCAGACCACCGGCAAGCCCGCCGCGGCCTCCTACAAGCACGTCAGCCCCGCCGGTGCGGCGGTCGCGGGCCCGCTTTCCGAAGTCTTCTGCGCCGGGCATCTGATCGATGACGGGCCCAATCTCTCGCCGATCGCCTCGGCCTACGCCAAGGCACGCAGCTCCGACCGCTCCGCGTCGTTCGGCGATTTCGTCGCGCTGAGTCAGCCTGCGGACGCGTCGCTCGCGCGCCTGCTCAAGCCGGAGGTATCCGACGGCATCATCGCGCCGGGCTACGAGCCGGAGGCGCTCGAGATCATCCGGGCCAAGAAAGGCGGCAACTACCTGATGCTCGAGATCGACCCGGGCTACGAGCCGCCTGAGATGGAGGACCGGCTGGAGTTCGGCATGCGGCTGAGCCAGAAGCGCAACGACCAGCCGATCGGCCCGGAGCTGCTCGGCAACGTCGTGACGAAGAACAAGGCCTTCTCCCCCGAGGCGATCGAGACGCTGCTCGTCGCCACGGTCACCCTCAAGCACACGCAGTCGAACTCCGTAGCGTTGGGCTACGCGGGACAGGCGGTGGGCATCGGCGCCGGCCAGCAATCGCGCATCGCCTGCACACGGCTCGCCTGCACCAAGGCGGAGGCGTGGCTGCTCAAGACGCACCCCAGGACGCTCGAACTCCCCTTCAGGCCGGGGCTCAAGCGTGCCGAGAAGGTGAACATCATCGATCAGTATGTCCGCTGGGACGAGCTGGGCCCCTTCGAGCGCGAGCAGATCTCGGCGGGGCTGACCGCTGACCCACAGCCGATCAGCGCGGCGGAGCGAGCCGACTACCTCGCCGGTTTCGATCACCTTGCCTGCAGCTCGGACGCCTTCTTCCCGTTCCGCGACAACATCGACCGCCTGGCGCGTACCGGCGTCCGGGCCGTGCTTCAGGCCGGCGGGTCCAAGCGTGACGAGGACGTCGTGGCTGCCGCCGACGAGCACGGCATGACCATGGCGATGTCGGGCGTGCGTTTCTTCCTGCACTGA
- a CDS encoding golvesin C-terminal-like domain-containing protein, which produces MSQTHAPSSDNTVRFESLEDRVLLSAVTENPTGFTVSLGEGQSILLDFDEDGPVAYDVQADLMEVFAQSSASTSSLPVPVGTQPEGALSGKIVYVHAGHGYTWTNNSFWTTQRGEGFEIVEDMGNMDQMNFLIDQLWNAGATVVPLRPAQHQINEVVLDNVDAEVTFVGSWNNSSSSIYYGESGETPYRWASTSGTETAYARYTPDIPEAGYYPVYTFARHGSDRVEQLYKVHHTGGITEVTVDHSKVGSGWVYLGNFYFDEGTDGYVDISNRSDQSGVVIADAIRFGNGMGDSLRNGSPSGYAREDEAGLYWMEALVRESQGISTSEYRSSSDDRSATVSASPRWAEYMNREAGGSFSDRVFLSYHSNAGGGRGAVGLHNTSSGGNTPNQFEWAELTGAHLNDDMQAIGSPPLEHLWSNRSTNTYQASFNYGEIHNAYIGGEFDATILEVAFHDSQFDSELMRDPVMRQWAARASVHAMIEYFDNRNNVASTVEAPEAVTGVSAMTNAQGDVTLSWDKPAFGGVNGDAATGYLIQTSFDGYGFDGGTYVAGGNTLTHTFDDLDGANGVHYFRVLAVNNGGVSLDSETVAANPGQAGDPSILIVNGFDRFDRTLNPQITYSVGTIDRVRPQWMNSFDYTVQHADAIHAYDPSIGFNSVQNEDVINGTVDLNLYTTVVWILGEESTADATFDATEQALVSSFVGSGGNLFVSGSEIAYDLDGVNNGQSFFNNTLGATYVSDDSDSNTAAGVSGSIFAGISLNFDDGDVVYDVDSPDVISATNGSLAAMTYGGSSGGGGRPGGGGGGVAAIQLEASGGQGGVVMLAFPFESIVSQDDRHDVMAAALGFLGADPIERPDAPTDLDVAIYTNQAVVSWTQPDDPTAVGVHVERAVADGLFERITTEPLTDPVFLDTGLLEGIAVAYRVVSVDAEGVTSLPLEVVEGTPPTATSVVADIDTPLYQLDGTWSSFVGLGYEGSFAHAGTVGAPSTATWNLDLEQAGHYEVSVFIPEALMMVPLGHGSYTLTTTSGTAAASVDQAQSPTGGWLSLGSFDLAAGEFELILDAAASTDGSFVVADAIRVATVTVDQFQDPAEVVEVVVGSETWTQAFLDQIDTGRGLGYGMPGGAGQLASLPWSSLNTISLVFSEAVYVTQDDFDFTWNDGAAEEAVVFVYDAAAHTATWVFDSNAYTPAGVVTVQQVGTVLDHQGVEADTDWVNGVSEASGNGIAGGMMNYLFSVVAGSADGDTMIDANDIDAVLRATQGNGATAFTDLDGSGTTDADDANLLVIDILGTQFGDANLDQSVDLLDLSALASSFDATDGDWASGDFNGDGNVDLLDLSLLASNFGYTAPVPAPALAQATVAEPQIASKTQQTQQDQSRVWSQSRQHAQQQPLTTRAGDLVVDAEEDEAVFGLWES; this is translated from the coding sequence GTGTCGCAAACCCATGCTCCATCGTCCGATAATACGGTTCGCTTCGAGTCGCTTGAGGATCGTGTGCTGCTCAGCGCGGTGACGGAAAACCCCACGGGGTTCACCGTATCGCTGGGTGAGGGTCAGTCGATCCTTCTGGACTTCGACGAGGACGGCCCGGTTGCGTACGACGTTCAGGCCGACCTGATGGAGGTCTTCGCCCAGAGCAGCGCCAGCACCTCGTCGCTGCCCGTGCCCGTGGGGACCCAGCCCGAGGGCGCACTCTCCGGCAAGATCGTCTACGTCCACGCCGGCCACGGCTACACCTGGACCAACAACAGCTTCTGGACCACCCAGCGCGGTGAGGGCTTCGAGATCGTCGAAGACATGGGCAACATGGATCAGATGAACTTCCTCATCGATCAGCTCTGGAACGCCGGCGCGACCGTCGTCCCGCTGCGTCCGGCACAGCACCAGATCAACGAGGTCGTGCTCGATAACGTCGACGCTGAGGTGACCTTCGTCGGCAGCTGGAACAACAGCTCCTCGTCGATCTACTACGGCGAGTCGGGCGAGACGCCTTACCGCTGGGCCTCAACCTCGGGCACCGAGACCGCCTACGCCCGATACACGCCCGACATCCCCGAGGCGGGTTACTACCCCGTCTACACCTTCGCCCGCCACGGCAGCGACCGCGTCGAGCAGCTCTACAAGGTCCACCACACCGGCGGCATCACCGAGGTCACGGTCGATCACTCGAAGGTCGGCAGCGGCTGGGTCTACCTCGGCAACTTCTACTTCGACGAGGGCACCGACGGCTACGTCGATATCTCGAACCGCAGCGACCAGTCCGGCGTCGTGATCGCCGACGCGATCCGCTTCGGCAACGGGATGGGCGACAGCCTGCGCAACGGCTCGCCCTCGGGCTACGCCCGCGAAGACGAGGCCGGTCTCTACTGGATGGAGGCACTCGTCCGCGAGTCCCAGGGCATCTCGACCAGCGAATACCGCTCGTCCTCGGATGACCGCAGCGCGACCGTCAGCGCCTCGCCCCGCTGGGCCGAGTACATGAACCGTGAGGCCGGCGGCTCCTTCTCCGACCGCGTCTTCCTCTCCTACCACTCCAACGCCGGCGGCGGCCGCGGCGCCGTCGGACTCCACAACACCAGCAGCGGCGGCAACACCCCCAACCAGTTCGAGTGGGCGGAGCTGACCGGCGCGCACCTCAACGACGACATGCAGGCGATCGGCTCCCCGCCGCTTGAGCACCTCTGGTCCAACCGCTCGACCAACACCTATCAGGCTTCGTTCAACTACGGCGAGATACACAATGCCTATATCGGCGGCGAGTTCGACGCCACCATCCTCGAAGTCGCCTTCCACGACAGCCAGTTCGACTCCGAGCTGATGCGTGACCCGGTCATGCGTCAGTGGGCGGCGCGCGCCTCGGTGCACGCGATGATCGAGTACTTCGACAACCGTAACAACGTGGCGAGCACCGTCGAGGCACCCGAGGCCGTCACCGGCGTCTCGGCCATGACCAACGCCCAGGGCGACGTGACACTCAGCTGGGACAAGCCCGCGTTCGGCGGCGTCAACGGCGACGCCGCGACCGGCTACCTCATCCAGACGTCCTTCGACGGCTACGGCTTCGACGGCGGCACCTACGTCGCCGGCGGTAACACCCTCACCCACACCTTCGACGACCTCGACGGCGCCAACGGCGTCCACTACTTCCGCGTCCTGGCCGTCAACAACGGCGGCGTCTCCCTCGACTCCGAAACCGTCGCGGCCAACCCCGGGCAGGCCGGCGACCCCTCCATCCTCATCGTCAACGGCTTCGACCGCTTCGACCGGACCCTCAACCCGCAGATCACCTACAGCGTCGGCACCATCGACCGCGTCCGCCCGCAGTGGATGAACAGCTTCGACTACACCGTGCAGCACGCCGACGCCATCCACGCCTACGACCCCTCGATCGGCTTCAACTCGGTCCAGAACGAGGATGTCATCAACGGCACCGTCGACCTCAACCTGTACACCACGGTCGTCTGGATCCTCGGCGAGGAATCGACCGCCGACGCGACCTTCGACGCCACCGAGCAGGCGCTCGTGAGCTCCTTCGTCGGCAGCGGCGGCAACCTCTTCGTCTCCGGCTCCGAGATCGCTTACGACCTCGACGGCGTCAACAACGGCCAGAGCTTCTTCAACAACACGCTGGGTGCGACCTACGTCAGCGACGACTCCGACTCGAACACCGCGGCGGGTGTCAGCGGATCGATCTTCGCCGGCATCTCGCTGAACTTCGACGACGGCGACGTCGTCTACGACGTCGACTCGCCCGACGTCATCTCCGCCACCAACGGCTCACTCGCCGCCATGACCTACGGCGGATCGAGCGGCGGCGGCGGACGACCGGGCGGCGGAGGCGGCGGCGTAGCCGCGATCCAGCTCGAGGCCTCAGGCGGCCAGGGCGGCGTGGTCATGCTCGCCTTCCCGTTTGAGTCCATCGTCAGCCAGGACGACCGCCACGACGTGATGGCCGCGGCGCTCGGCTTCCTCGGCGCCGACCCGATCGAGCGCCCCGACGCACCGACCGACCTCGACGTCGCCATCTACACCAACCAGGCGGTCGTGAGCTGGACCCAGCCCGACGACCCGACCGCGGTCGGCGTGCACGTCGAACGCGCGGTCGCCGACGGCCTCTTCGAACGCATCACCACCGAGCCCCTGACCGACCCGGTCTTCCTCGACACCGGCCTGCTCGAGGGCATCGCGGTGGCCTACCGCGTCGTCTCCGTCGACGCAGAGGGCGTCACGAGCCTGCCGCTCGAGGTGGTCGAGGGCACGCCCCCGACCGCCACCTCGGTCGTCGCCGACATCGACACACCGCTCTACCAGCTCGACGGCACTTGGTCCTCCTTCGTCGGGCTGGGCTACGAGGGCAGCTTTGCGCACGCCGGAACCGTCGGTGCTCCGTCGACCGCCACCTGGAACCTCGACCTGGAACAGGCCGGTCACTACGAGGTCTCGGTCTTTATCCCCGAAGCGCTGATGATGGTTCCGCTGGGCCATGGCTCCTACACCCTGACGACCACCAGCGGCACTGCGGCCGCCAGCGTCGATCAGGCTCAGTCACCCACAGGCGGCTGGCTGTCACTCGGCAGCTTCGACCTCGCTGCCGGCGAGTTCGAGCTGATCCTCGACGCCGCCGCATCGACCGACGGCTCCTTCGTGGTGGCCGACGCCATCCGTGTGGCGACCGTCACCGTCGACCAATTCCAGGACCCCGCCGAGGTCGTCGAAGTCGTCGTTGGCTCCGAAACCTGGACCCAGGCCTTCCTCGATCAGATCGATACGGGACGCGGGCTCGGCTACGGCATGCCCGGCGGCGCGGGCCAACTCGCCTCACTGCCCTGGTCAAGCCTCAACACGATCTCGCTCGTCTTCAGCGAGGCGGTCTACGTCACACAGGATGACTTCGACTTCACCTGGAACGACGGCGCTGCCGAAGAGGCCGTCGTCTTCGTCTACGACGCGGCCGCGCACACCGCAACGTGGGTCTTCGACAGCAACGCCTACACGCCCGCCGGCGTGGTCACGGTCCAGCAGGTCGGCACGGTGCTCGACCACCAGGGCGTCGAAGCCGATACCGACTGGGTCAACGGCGTCTCCGAGGCCTCGGGCAACGGCATCGCGGGCGGCATGATGAACTACCTCTTCAGCGTGGTCGCCGGCAGCGCGGATGGCGACACCATGATCGACGCCAACGACATCGACGCGGTGCTCCGTGCCACGCAGGGCAACGGCGCAACGGCCTTCACCGACCTCGACGGCTCCGGCACCACCGACGCCGACGACGCCAACCTGCTCGTGATCGACATCCTCGGCACGCAGTTCGGCGACGCGAATCTCGATCAGTCCGTCGACCTGCTCGACCTCTCCGCACTGGCATCGAGTTTCGATGCGACCGACGGCGACTGGGCCAGCGGCGACTTCAACGGCGACGGCAACGTCGACCTGCTCGACCTCTCGCTGCTCGCTTCGAACTTCGGCTACACGGCCCCGGTCCCCGCGCCGGCGCTGGCGCAGGCAACCGTGGCTGAGCCGCAAATCGCCTCGAAGACCCAGCAGACCCAGCAGGACCAGTCACGCGTCTGGTCGCAGTCGCGTCAGCACGCCCAGCAGCAGCCGCTGACAACACGCGCCGGTGACCTCGTGGTTGATGCCGAGGAGGACGAGGCCGTCTTCGGTCTCTGGGAAAGCTGA
- a CDS encoding efflux RND transporter periplasmic adaptor subunit yields the protein MSSHVHGIGEVTATQSVTEDPFGYDGPPDQFLARFLASQRAAGLSLGGALLRPEREGVVEVLALDPSPTSGGGSRPAWLTSATQGVATVMAEGQARVLPFQDTGGMYLTGPSGYLGLLPLRGEGPVRGVAAYLLDETTQHGAELAVRRLELTCASLGLYELKRTFERKQADLELMGGAVSLLASVSEHDRFKAAAMAACNELAQRTKAMRVSFGVLRGRYMRVLAMSQTEQLNRKMRLIQDIESAMEECLDQDLEILHPAPDNADFVSRATADLAERHGPSRILTIPMRLDGVPEAVMLIELPTDQGLTARQVEALRLTSDLLAPALIRQSRQDRWFGARFAAFCKRHAGEIVGPRHTWAKLTAIALLIVLLVSVLYPARYRVEGTFVIKASERQIVAAPFGGYLAEVHVEPGDNVVAGQTVLATLDTADLTLELASLLAEIESYRKDEAMARRDGDIAGQQIAQARRDEAQAQADLIAYRIEQAVIRARVDGVLVEGDLKRQIGVALELGQPMFEVAPLDTLYAELSVPETRVTEVEVGQTGLLASVARPGTYLPFAVDRIDPAAEVVEGQNVFKVRLSFDEQPAELQPGMQGVGKVDVGRRPLMYIWTRDAIRWLRMQLWI from the coding sequence ATGTCATCCCATGTTCATGGCATCGGAGAAGTAACGGCGACGCAGTCGGTCACCGAGGACCCCTTCGGCTACGACGGCCCGCCGGACCAGTTCCTCGCCCGCTTCCTGGCCTCCCAGCGTGCCGCCGGCCTGAGTCTCGGCGGAGCACTCCTGCGCCCCGAACGCGAGGGCGTCGTGGAAGTGCTCGCGCTCGACCCCTCCCCGACGTCGGGCGGCGGGAGCCGCCCCGCATGGCTCACCAGCGCCACCCAGGGCGTCGCCACCGTCATGGCCGAGGGCCAGGCACGCGTCCTGCCCTTTCAGGACACCGGCGGGATGTACCTCACCGGACCGAGCGGTTACCTCGGCCTCCTGCCCCTGCGTGGCGAGGGCCCGGTACGAGGCGTCGCCGCCTACCTCCTCGACGAAACCACCCAGCACGGCGCCGAACTCGCCGTGCGCCGGCTCGAACTGACCTGCGCCTCACTCGGCCTCTACGAGCTCAAGCGGACCTTCGAACGCAAGCAGGCCGACCTCGAACTGATGGGCGGGGCGGTCTCGCTGCTCGCCTCCGTCTCCGAACACGACCGGTTCAAGGCCGCCGCCATGGCCGCCTGCAACGAACTGGCCCAGCGCACCAAGGCGATGCGCGTGAGCTTCGGCGTCCTCCGCGGCCGCTACATGCGCGTGCTCGCCATGAGCCAGACCGAACAACTCAACCGCAAGATGCGCCTCATCCAGGACATCGAGAGCGCGATGGAGGAGTGCCTCGATCAGGACCTCGAGATCCTGCACCCCGCGCCCGACAACGCCGACTTTGTGAGCCGTGCCACCGCCGACCTCGCCGAAAGACACGGCCCCTCACGCATCCTCACCATCCCCATGCGGCTCGATGGCGTGCCCGAAGCCGTGATGCTCATCGAGCTCCCCACCGATCAGGGACTCACCGCCCGCCAGGTCGAGGCGCTGCGGCTGACCTCCGACCTGCTCGCACCGGCACTCATCCGCCAGAGCCGGCAGGACCGCTGGTTCGGCGCGCGGTTCGCGGCCTTCTGCAAACGCCACGCCGGGGAGATCGTCGGCCCGAGACACACCTGGGCCAAACTCACCGCCATCGCGCTGCTGATCGTGCTGCTCGTCTCCGTGCTCTACCCGGCGCGCTACCGCGTCGAGGGCACCTTTGTCATCAAGGCCTCCGAACGCCAGATCGTCGCAGCGCCCTTCGGCGGGTATCTCGCCGAGGTGCACGTCGAACCGGGCGACAACGTCGTGGCCGGCCAGACCGTGCTGGCGACCCTCGACACCGCCGACCTCACGCTCGAACTCGCCTCCCTGCTGGCGGAGATCGAGAGCTACCGCAAGGACGAGGCCATGGCACGACGCGACGGCGACATCGCCGGCCAGCAGATCGCCCAGGCACGACGCGACGAGGCCCAGGCCCAGGCCGACCTCATCGCCTACCGCATCGAACAGGCCGTCATCCGGGCACGCGTCGACGGCGTCCTCGTCGAGGGCGACCTCAAGCGGCAGATCGGCGTCGCCCTCGAACTCGGCCAGCCGATGTTCGAGGTCGCACCCCTCGACACCCTCTACGCCGAACTGAGCGTCCCCGAGACACGCGTCACCGAGGTCGAAGTCGGCCAGACCGGACTGCTGGCGTCGGTCGCGCGCCCCGGCACCTACCTGCCCTTCGCCGTCGACCGCATCGACCCGGCCGCCGAGGTCGTCGAGGGCCAGAACGTCTTCAAGGTACGCCTGAGTTTCGACGAGCAACCCGCCGAGCTCCAGCCCGGGATGCAGGGCGTCGGCAAGGTCGACGTCGGCCGCAGGCCCCTCATGTACATCTGGACCCGTGACGCGATCCGCTGGCTGCGCATGCAGCTCTGGATCTGA